A window of Hordeum vulgare subsp. vulgare chromosome 5H, MorexV3_pseudomolecules_assembly, whole genome shotgun sequence genomic DNA:
ttgggagaatcacgtgatggactagacccaaactaatagacgtagcatgttgatcatgtcattttgttgctactgttttctgcgtgtcaagtatttattcctatgaccatgagatcatataactcactgacaccggaggaatgctttgtgtgtatcaaacgtcgcaacgtaactgggtgactataaagatgctctacaggtatctccgaaggtgttagttgagttagtatggatcaagactgggatttgtcactccgtgtgacggagaggtatctcggggcccactcggtaatacaacatcacacacaagccttgcaagcaatgtaacttagtgtaagttgcgggatcttgtattacggaacgagtaaagagacttgccggtaaacgagattgaaataggtattcggatactgacgatcgaatctcgggcaagtaacataccgaaggacaaagggaatgacatacgggattatacgaatccttggcactgaggttcaaacgataagatcttcgtagaatatgtaggatccaatatgggcatccaggtcccgctattggatattgaccgaggaacctctcgggtcatgtctacatagttctcgaacccgcagggtctgcacacttaaggttcgacgttgttttatgcgtatttgagttatatggttggttaccaaatgttgttcggagtcccggatgagatcatggacgtcacgagggtttccggaatggtccggaaacgaagattgatatataggatgacctcatttgattaccggaaggttttcggagttaccgggaatgtaccgggaatgacgaatgggttccgggagttcactgggggggggcaacccaccccggggaagcccataggctttggggagacacaccagcccttagtgggctggtgggacagccccaagggggcctatgcgccaagagaaagaaatcaaaggaaaagaaaaaaaaagagggaagaagtgggaagggagggggactcctcccaccaaaccaagtccaactcggtttgggggggggagtcctcccccccttggctcggccgaccccttgagggtcccttggaccccaaggcaaggtccccctccctcctcctatatatatggagcttttagggcagatttgagacgactttctcacggctgcccgaccacatacctccatagtttttcctctagatcgcgtttctgcggagctcgggcggagccctgctgagacgagatcatcaccaacctccggagcgccgtcacgctgccggagaactcttctacctctccgtctctcttgctggatgaagaaggccgagatcatcgtcgagctgtacgtgtgctgaacgcggaggtgccgtccgtttggtactagatcgtgggactgatcgcgggattgttcgcggggcggatcgagggacgtgaggacgttccactacatcaaccgcgttctctaacgcttctgctgtacgatctacaagggtacgtagatcactcatcccctctcgtagatggacatcaccatgataggtcttcgtgcgcgtaggaaaatttttgtttcccatgcgacgttccccaacaatattatATATACCTAAGAAAGTCACCCCCCTAGCTAATTCATCTGAACATGCAAGTATGCCATCGCACCATACAACTATGAATGAGAAAAAACTCGCATCAACATGCACTCATGCATGGAAAAAGACCAACCACATAACATTCAATCATCCATGGGATAAAGTTTTCCATTCAATTATTCCACTTATATTCAATAAGTATTGCTATAACTACACACAATCAAATATAATAAGACATACGTATTTTTAGTTTTAGTTCTCATGTTATCAATAAAGAATACCAACCAATCCCGGATGCAGTGTGCGGGGGTATCCTATAGTGTGCTAAACACATGTTGTGGACATGTATAGATCATATTAATAAATGGATTGCAGGTAATTACCAAACTGCATCACTACTAACATGGGTACATGTGTTGCATTCATTGGTAGAAATCATTTGAACGCTAAAATCCCCTCTTTTATTTGTGTAATTGAAACTATTATAGAACCGAATAGCACTTGCCGACAAATACTATTATGACTAACGCGCGAGTGGCCCGTCGGTGCCTTCGGGCaatgatgatttcatcatcacATATGGGCCAACTGACCCGCCTGTCATGGTATTCATTGTTGACTGGTTGGTTGTTTAGTGATGATGAAACACAGCGTTCATTGCATGCTAGCAGTGAAACCCGGAGATGCACTAAGGCACAAGTTATGAGTATGCACAATACATAGGCACATACAACGAAAGTGCAGTGCATTTCATACATACATGTCCAAATGTTTAGTGTTACAAATTCAATGAAGCGCTAATGTATTGATCTATGAGTAGATGAGTCTTGTCATCGAAGAATCAACAACGCCGTCGGTGCTAATCTGACACTTGAATGAGTCCTTCAATTCACTCCAAATGACCCTTCAGTTGTCATATTAGCGGTCAGGATTACATAAAACCACCTTCGTTTTGGTGTAGTGCACCTAAGATAGAGTGACAACAAAAAATGTTTCAATTTAGGTTCAATGCACAAAACGCTCTTAGAAAGGTATTTATGTAGTATACTAAAAGGTCACAACTGCAACGATGTGTGCATGTTCCTTGTTCACATAAGAAAACAAGATATTAATTTTCTCTacttactatcatacatatatatGGATTACTAAGTTAATAGCAAATGAAATGACATGCAAACAAATGAAATGCAAGAATGAAACATAGTCCCTGCATTATTATTTACTTTGCAAACTAGCATTGCCTTACTTTCTAAACAAAACTGATCACAACTTTCTGTAGATCTGTAAATGTGGCTACAATATGGATCCTAACACGGTAGTTATCAAACTTCCCTAACGTACTACTTATAAAACTCTTCTACCATACTACTATAGCAACTTCTAACACATAGGACTTCGCTCCGCCATCAAATCCCCCCAATTCTTCTTCAAACCCTACCCTCAATCCCCAAAACCAAGATCTACTATCAGCTCCTCCGAGTACTAGTACTTATCCACAACAGAAAACACATATTTTTTGGTCTAAAACATCAAGGAGGGTCATTTGATCATCGATGCTTCCAAAACATAACCAGAGTCGTGCGGTATAAGGAGTTTCCAATTGCACCAGAAGACCATTGATTCGTTGCATCCCATACTTGGCCATGGATTGCGGTAAAAGGAGGTCCACCCTCGACCGCCGGTGTCGAGCTCCAACACGGCACCACCCCTGGGTCGATTCAGAGACGCCGAGGAGAAGACGAAGAGGTGGGGGTTTGTGCAGGGTTGTGAGGTCTCCATAGGAATAGAATTGATTACAAGATCATTTTCAAAATTTTCAATTCGGGCGATGTTGCTTGCATAAATTTTTGGGTATTCAGGGGGTTTATTGCATAACTATAGTGATGGCCCTACCCATGTCGTTGTGGCGTGCCACGCGTACCGAGTCAGACGAAATTGTATGAACTTGTTGTCgcattagagcatggttaataatagAGCCAACTGTTGGCTCTATCTAGtagtcatgtcacttataaacaaCCAAAAGCCTACCCATACAATTGTTAGCTATAAGGACTTATAACTTTATTGGTACTTGGCTCACCTTCTTCTCTCACAACGATTCTTGGAGCTCGTGCTATAGTTGGCTACTAATTTACATCCTGTTTTTCTTCCCTTTGCTCCAACTCATAAATATCTAATGTGGCATCTCTTATACCTCGCCTACGTCATCCAGTTGTACAATAAGATAACGTGAGCGGGCTATAAGGATCAGTGGTGAAGCCACACATGAGTTGTGTAGTCCATTAACTACATAGTCTTTTTACAATAAACGTCCTACAACAAATAGAAATCAtgaaaaaaatcctaaaaatgCATACTCCGGACTACACAAGGTTCAGTTTACCACACATGATTGAATTCCTCgctcgaaagagaagagaagcggGATGTAAACTTGTAGCAGGCTGTAGCACGAGCTTCAACATATTTTGTGAGACAAAAGGTCGGCCACGTTAATAATGATATATAGTATTCTACTATGACTAACTATTGTACTACCAGCCTATTAGGTCGGCTCTAGGTGATGTGGCAATTTCAGATAACTGGATGTCGActgtactattaaccatgctcttacaaTTTTCTTTTTACAGaagaggggaggggggagggcGCGCATTAGAGTTATTAAGGGGGGGCACTTTTATGGGATTTCTTGTAAGTTGTTGTATGAATATGTTCCCTGGAGTACAGGTTTATGTACAATAAGTGGTATTAATTCATTTATTCATTACAAATCTCGCATGCAAACAAACGACATATGTAATCAACAAAAGTCTCAACACACACACGAGCAACAGCATGAGGAGTCGCCTGGCCGGGACCAGAAAGCAGCGTGCTCATCAACCCCGGCCGACCATGGACCAGCAGCGGCCATGGCAATGGCGTCAGTGTCCATACCACACTGGCTGATGGTAGGACACCTCGTGCGATCCGGTGACTGTAGCGACGTCGCTGCCACCAGTTAAACAAACCAGATCTGGTCTGGTGTCCCCATCCAACCCCATGCAATGCATGCTCCACATGCTACTAGCAAACATCTCACACCTGCGAGTACTCAACCACCCACAACACATACAGCTCAATCTACTAATATGAAGCGGCATCTTCTAATCTCCACCCTTAATATGCATCCATATCTGTAGACTTTTCTTGGGGGGTGtccgaagcaaaactcaaaagacTTTGCAGTTTGCACTATAGTGAACTGCCCTTGTCTGAAAACTTCAACTCAGATTTGGtactagcatcttcagtgtcaGACACAGAGAGAGGGACAGAGTAGGTACTGTTGTTGCCTGAATGATAGATAGATTGTCCAAGATGGCATCCAAGGAGAAGGCATCAACGACAACACAAAAGCAAAAGGTTCAGACTTCTGACGAAACGATTCCATTCCATCTTGATGCACCACGAaaccatacatacattcataataATCGTAGAATGTGCTGCCACCCAAGGCTAGCCAGCAAAGGTTAGATACATCTACAACTGCTACTACAAAGCTACAAAAGCAACTCCTAATTCAATTCAATCAGCATCAACAACAGCATCAGACATCTCTCTCCCTGCACACACACATGAGCAGAGGAACAACCCAAGCCAAGCCTCCACTCAAGAATCCTTCCTACAAGAGCAAGCCAAGCCAAGCACCCACCAAAGAATCGCACCCAGACGCGAGATGCCTCAACTGCAGCAATTACCCACTCCAACCAATCGGCAATAATCGTCAGGAACTGTACAGAGACCACAGACGGCTGGCCGGATCGCCTAGTCGAAGCTCGAGGACCGGCTCCAGTACCCGCCGTCCGCGGAGGTGTCAGCGGTCCGCTCGGTGCTGCACCGCGACAGcgtgtcgtcctcctcgtccacgCCCAGCAGCGCCAGGTTCAGGTGGGACTGCATATTGGAGCGCGGGGTCATGGCCTCCTCGTCCGACACGTCGGAGCCCGCGCACATCTGCGACCTCGCCCACTGGACCGTCTCGTCGTCCCCCTCCAGCAGTTTCAGGACCTGGGTTCGCATGGAGAAAGTTTAGCCAAGGCAGATATCTGGGGCCCCAATGGTTTTCATGAGATATTGGTAGTGTTTTGTTTTATGCGTTCTTACTAGCTGCGTTTCGGGTCTGGAATCAGAAGATGTCCTCGTGCACAGCGAGGCGGCGAGCGTCATCCTCTCCATCTCATCGCAGTCGTAGTCGTTCCCCAGAGCAGAATCCACCAGCTGCTTGATCTCCCCACTTGATAGTAGTGGCCTTGCCTGAAATGAAAGCAAGAACCAGAGAATTAGGAAAAGGGAAAGCAGATCTTACTTCTGAACTGCAAGAGTGAGCATGAAGTCAACAAAGAGAGCAAGTGCAGCAACAGTATAGTGCCATTTTAATATCATCATATGTGAATGTGCAACTAGTATCTTGTTCCCAGAGCATGTTACTGCTGAGATGAACCAGCTAGGCACATAAATCGAGTGAGGGGGCACTCACCCATCCAACCAGGCTTTCCTGGCCCTTCGCACAGCCTGTTATAATGGGTTTTCTCCCTGAAATAATCTCCAGCAGTACCACGCCAAATGCATACACATCGATTTTCTTGTTCACCTTCCCGTGCGAAAAATATTCAGGTGCCATGTACCTGTCGCAACAGGTGATTTGCTTAGACACTTCACATTTCATAAAACATAAAAGTGACAACAACCATAGATCAGAGATGATACTAACCCAAAAGTTCCTGTGATGTCAGTGCATGTTAGGTGGGGGGTTGAAGCTGACACCTTCTTTGCCAACCCAAAATCACACAGCTGAAATTTTAAGAACAGAGACGATGTCACAAGCGGATCAGAATTTCACAAGTTACGTGTTAACCGAAATTCATCACTGCTTACGCATTAAGCCACTTGCATgacaatatttttttaaaagttttaaaaGTAGTTACTGCAGAAAAAGGTAGAGCGGAAAATAAGTCTTGTTTGGTCTTGGTACTTGCAAACAGATCTCTGAATATTTATTTATACCTGGGCCTCGAAATCCTCTGAGAGGAGGATGTTTGCAGATTTAACATCTCCATGAATCACGGAATAGGCGACACCACCATGATGCAGAAATTCAAGTGCCTTTGCAATGTGGATTGCGATCTTATTTCTCTTTTCCCAGCTAAGGCTATACTCACACTTGCCTGAAGAACAGTAACAGAAAATTAGGCTACTTCCCAAGAGGTTGGGGGATTGAATAGGTCACATATTTCATCATGATGCTTACCATGAAGTGCTTTGTCTAAGCTTCCCTGGTGCATGTAATCATACACCAACACAAGGAAGTAGTTGTCAAAGCTGAATCCCCTTAGTGAGACAATATTCTCATTCTGCAAGCTGGTTACAGTCTCAATCTCCGTAATAAACTCCTGAAGTGCATCAACTGAAGGTTTCAGAATCTTTGCAGCATACAAAGTGCCATCATTTAACTGTGCCTTGTAAACGTGGCTAGTTCCTCCCTTCCCAATCAACAtatctgcaaaagaagattagctTTCAGTTTCGCAGAAAACATATCTGTATTAGCGAATGAAAATTGGCTTCCAGTTTCGCTGAAACAAACATGTATAACATAGGAATGCAGATGTCGAATAAATTTACCTGGTGAGAAGTTTGATGtagcaagtttcagctcctcgtaaCTAAATAGCCTACAGACTGAAGAATACTCTTCTTGAAGAGATCCCAGTTCACTGGGAGGCCATGCCACATCAtacaaagagaaagaaaatacAGATTCTGGCTCAACAGCGGAAGTGGAATCAGATTCTGAACCACCGTGCAACCTTGGACTTGCATCAGATTTCAAGGATTTGTTGTCCGGGTGCACGGAACTGTAACGGCTTGGGAGCCTCATCGCCCATTGAACCATGGACACTTTGGCCCACTCAAAAGATGAGGTTCTTTCATGGTGGAAGATTCTCCTTCGCAGACGACAGCGGTCAGACCttccttctatcatccttctcagAGACATTGGAGAACTGGTGGGTGTTTCCTTTTGCAAATCCTCAGGTTCCGTAGATATGGCAGAAGAAGAATGTTCGGTGGCACCCATGGAAACCGAGCCATCCCTCTTGTCAGCTGATGTTTCGAAGCTCAATGGAATATCACTGGAGAAACTACTGCTCCGCCTGATGGCCCTAAACACACTTCTTACACCAACAGAACGCTTGGATCCCCCGGAACTCCCACCTGAATGTCCACCATTCTTTGACAGCCGGCAGAACAGATCACCATCATCTTTGTGACCTGAAGTTGAACGCTTAGAATCACTGTTGCTCCTGCCTGAATTTCCATTTCTTGGGGGCAATAAGCAGTACAGATCCCCATCCCCCTCGGCTGGCGGCTCGGTCGAGTCACTTTCCCGCCGACTCGAAGTACTTGCAACTGAATGGTCATTCCTCTCCGGCAACACACAGTACAGCACACTTGCACCCTCGCCTGGCAGATCGGCGACTGCATCTTTCTGGTCCATTGGTGACTCTTTGTCCCTGTCAGCAGGATCTGCTGCTTCAATCTGAACCTGAACCGTCGACAACTCAGCAGGTTCCACACTCGATGGCTGCTGCTCTTCAGCGACGACGTCCTCTGGCTGACTGCCCTTCGCACCAACATCATGATGTTCCTCATCATCGGCGCGGCCACCTTTGCTCGGTTCATCACAAGGGAACTCGCTCTCTTCTTTACCCTGCTGACGGGCACCGAACGGCAAAACGCAGTACATCTCATCGTCACCACAGCCAGGAACCTCCGCCGACACCTTGCCGGAGTGGACATTCGACTCTCTCCGGTAGACGATCTTGCCGCCATTGACGGCGAGCACCGCGCACTTTGCGGGCAGCTTCTTCGCGCAGTACTTGGCGACGGACAGCGAGGACCTGGCGAATGGATCCGAAGCAAAAGTTAGAACAACAGCAAGAGTGGGTGGTAATGATTGGGAgcaaaaagttgaggaatttgatagtgGCAAGCACCGAGGATCCGATGCTTCCTTGATGGTGGGGGTGCTTACCCGATGGTGCGCTTCCTCTTGGTGATGCCCAGGACGAGCTTGGATGCCCCGAACAGCGTGGCCTCTCGAACCAGCGCCTTGCGCACCGACGCGCCCTTGCAAATCTTCACCTTCAGATTGATCTGTTCATCATCACATGGCAGTTAGCGGGTTGCAAATTGACAATCACTGTGGTAACCGCATCGGATGGGGGAGCAAAATTCTGGTGCGGTTTGGTATGGGGGAACAAATCGGCAGGATTGCAGAAGTAAATCCATGAGAATGAAGAgtaaaaaaacagaatctttgCGGCATGGGTCAAAAGGATCTGATTAgaatactactactgctgctgcttgaTAATAGATCCAGAaaatggtggat
This region includes:
- the LOC123394983 gene encoding proline-rich receptor-like protein kinase PERK4 yields the protein MKVSTKEQQQRPEAGKEGAMDSGAAKREDEEEEEAARPAGEGGTVVVGVRADAESRALLTWAFVNAVAAGDRVVAVHVVLASAAEAAAAVDFDGMLAVYEGFCNLKQINLKVKICKGASVRKALVREATLFGASKLVLGITKRKRTIGSSLSVAKYCAKKLPAKCAVLAVNGGKIVYRRESNVHSGKVSAEVPGCGDDEMYCVLPFGARQQGKEESEFPCDEPSKGGRADDEEHHDVGAKGSQPEDVVAEEQQPSSVEPAELSTVQVQIEAADPADRDKESPMDQKDAVADLPGEGASVLYCVLPERNDHSVASTSSRRESDSTEPPAEGDGDLYCLLPPRNGNSGRSNSDSKRSTSGHKDDGDLFCRLSKNGGHSGGSSGGSKRSVGVRSVFRAIRRSSSFSSDIPLSFETSADKRDGSVSMGATEHSSSAISTEPEDLQKETPTSSPMSLRRMIEGRSDRCRLRRRIFHHERTSSFEWAKVSMVQWAMRLPSRYSSVHPDNKSLKSDASPRLHGGSESDSTSAVEPESVFSFSLYDVAWPPSELGSLQEEYSSVCRLFSYEELKLATSNFSPDMLIGKGGTSHVYKAQLNDGTLYAAKILKPSVDALQEFITEIETVTSLQNENIVSLRGFSFDNYFLVLVYDYMHQGSLDKALHGKCEYSLSWEKRNKIAIHIAKALEFLHHGGVAYSVIHGDVKSANILLSEDFEAQLCDFGLAKKVSASTPHLTCTDITGTFGYMAPEYFSHGKVNKKIDVYAFGVVLLEIISGRKPIITGCAKGQESLVGWARPLLSSGEIKQLVDSALGNDYDCDEMERMTLAASLCTRTSSDSRPETQLVLKLLEGDDETVQWARSQMCAGSDVSDEEAMTPRSNMQSHLNLALLGVDEEDDTLSRCSTERTADTSADGGYWSRSSSFD